The Streptococcus equi subsp. equi nucleotide sequence TGATACGTAAAATGTATTTGTGAGTTGTTCCATAGGACATGGAATGGTAAATCGTTGATGATAAAAACATGAGAAATAAGCTGATGATAAAAATAGATGCTCCAACGGCAGCCTTGAGATCATAAGTCTGGTAAGAGTAAATAGCAGTGATGGGTAGCAGTATCAGCATAGCAGCTGCTCCAATAGCGTGTGTCACACTATTTGCGACCTCTTCATTAACTGATAGTGGGAGACTTTGTTTAAAGGTTTGGTTCATGCTTGGTATCCTCCATTTCTCTTGAAAGCTTCATTGTGTGCTGATAGTCCTTGACGGTTTGACAAGCATAGCTAATAATTTCAGGCGTTGATTGGGTAAGGCCATTATTCCAATAGTTGACAAAGGTATCGTACAAGACCTCTGAGCTGGAGGCTGCTTGTAGGCTCGTCAAGACCTGACTAATATCTTGAATAGGAAATACATTTTTCAAAATGCTAATAGCAATTAAGCGGGCAACCTGCTTTTTTTGATATTTTTTCTTAATAGGTTTATCAATATAGCCATGTTTGACATAGTTATTGATCATTGAAGCAGTCAGTAGCTTATGGTCTGTGGCTTGACTCAATTGTGTGACCTGATTGACATAGAGTAACACTTGATCTAAGTATAACTCCAAATCAGGTAAATCCTTCCAGCTGGGCAGCTTATCATATTCCATTACTAAAACCTCTTTATCTAGTTTTGATAACTAGATTATATATTATTTAAAAAATAATAGCAAGTCAAAAGGTCGTATAGCACAAGAAATATGAGCCAATTCTATGATTTATCATAAAAACAATCATCAGAAATGCTTAAGCTTCATTGAGGATATGCTTTAAGTGTGATATAGTTGTAGTAATCATTTATTGATCAATTTGTTAACAGTTAGTTTATTCTAAGTGATGATATATAGCAGAGCAAATAGGAGGGCATGTGATGTCTCAAAAAGAAGTTGGTCACCAGTTTTTAGCTCGACTGGGAAAGAAACGACTACGGCCTGGCGGTGTTGAGGCGACGAATTGGCTGGTTCAGCAAGGAGAGTTTTCGAGTGATTGCAAGGTCTTGGAAGTGGCCTGCAACCGTTGCACGACCTCCATTGAGCTGGCGCAGACTTATCAGTGTCATATTACAGCAGTAGATTTGGATACCAAGGTACTGGCGGAGGCAAGAAAGGCTATTGAGGCAGCACAAATGCAAGACTATATTCACCTTACCCAAGCTAATGCCTTGAAGCTGCCTTTTGCAGATAATAGCTTTGATATCGTTATTAACGAAGCTATGCTAACCATGTTGAATGATGCTGCAAAGGAAAAAGCACTTAAGGAATATTGGCGTGTTTTAAAGCCGGGTGGTCGCCTACTAACGCATGATGTTTCCTATGAAGCTGATGAAACAAAGGCTATTATAGAGCAACTAAGAGATACGATTAATGTGAACGTATCGCCATTGCAGTTAGATGCCTGGAGACAATTGCTGGTAAAGAGTGGCTTCACAGCAGTCAATTACTCCTATGGTAATATGACGCTCATGTCCCCGCTTGGCATGATTAAAGATGAAGGGGTTGTCGCTGCGATTCGTATTATGCTGCGCGGCATGAAAAAAGAAAATCGAAAGCAGTTTTTAAAGATGCGTCATTTCTTCAACAAAACTGGAAGAAAGCTGTGTTATATTGCCGCTGTAAGTCAAAAATAACTAGAATAATGGTAAAGGAGAAGTGACATGTCATTGATTCGTAAAATTCCAACAAGCACAGTCATTGATTTAAAGGCAGAAGTGCCAATTGAAGAGGATCAAATATTAAGTCGAACACTAGTTCAAAGAAAAGATTTGGGCATAACCCTGTTTTCATTAGATAAAGGACAAGAAATCGGTCGTCATTCATCACCGGGAGATGCAATGGTTAACGTGTTAAGTGGAGTAGTTGACATTACTATTGGAGAAGCCTGTTATGAGGTAGCTGCTGGCGAGACGATCATCATGCCTGCTAATATTCCTCATAGCTTATTTGCTAAGGAAGCCTTCCAGATGCTTTTAGTTGTTGTAAAGCCGGAGGCTTAGCATGTTGGCTGATTTATTAGAATTAGTAAGGTATCATGATGACCAAATAGCTAGTCGTTCGCTTCATCAAAGCCTAGGCTTTAAGCAATCTGTTGTTTTATATGCCATGTATCAGGGAGAGACGATTAGTAACGAATCAAGCCCTGAAGGTAAGCTCCTGCTTGTCTTAGAAGGAAGGTTGCTGGTTAGTCTTACGGATCAGGCTCATGACATGAAAGCAGGCGGATTGATCAGTATCTCTGCTCATCAGTTTTATCATTTAGAGGCTGCAACAAATTGTAAATACCTGCAAATTGAAATGGTCTAAAAGTATAGAGTGACTCTCTTGAATCTTGCCCCTAGGCTGGTGTTTTAGCTGCCTTAGGGGGCTTTTTGTGTTTAGTGTCATAAGGTTTAGCTGAAGATCTAGCTTACTTCAAATCACTCAAAGTGATTAATAATAATAACAATTACCTGTTTTGATGATAAAAAGATTGTTTTTATGATAAAATAAATGACAGAATATCCCGGATACCTAATGTATTTGTTACCAATAATTCTAGAAACTTATTGCTTGGAGAAGGTATAGCTACAAGCAGCTAATCATCAGATAGCCTCAGTAACCTGACTAGCCATTGTTAGTTTTCCTTATTTACCATTTAAGACATAATCAGTACCATTTAAGATTTTAACTCCCTGCTCCCTAGCTTTGTGTTAGAATGTCTGTGCAAGGAGATCAGTGTGTGGATTGATAGCTGATGACTTGTCAAACAAAAGTGATAGTCGTTAAGAGCTCTCTCTCAAAGAGGTATGACTTGCGGCTCGTGCTAGTATATTATCTGTGGTAAAAAAATTGTTTGAGGCGCGTGATTCGCTAAGGCCTATTGAAAACGCTGCAATGACAAGTTGGTTAGAAGTCATTGACAACCTTTAGTTAATAAGCTTAACGGTCATGGTTTTAATGGTGATGCTAAAAAGATACTGTTCATGAAGGAGAGCGTTCTAGCTATCACTTGTTCAAAAAGCTGCTTTAGTCTCCTAAAAAAACGATAAGCTAAAGCAATAAGGAGGTTCTAAATGAATATTTTTATTCTCGAAGATGATCTAGGCCAACAGTTTAGGCTTGAGATGAAGATTCAAGAGATATTGGATAAGCATCACTGGACTTGTGATCGTTTTGAAGTTTATGGAAAGCCCTACCAGCTTCTGGCAAATGTTACAGAGAGAGGCAGGCATCAGCTTTTCTTTCTCGATATTCAAATTCGAAATGATGAGAAAAAGGGCTTAGCTGTTGCTCGTGAGATCAGAAAGCGTGACCCTTATGCCCTCATTGTTTTTGTCACCACACATTCTGAGCTTATGCCAGTTTCTTTTCGTTATCAGGTGTCTGCTCTAGATTTTATCGATAAGGAATTGTCAATGAAACATTTCTCAGATAGGATTGAAAGAGCCATTATATATGCTTATGAAGAGCAAGAAAATGTAACCTCAGAGGGCTTATTTATTTTTGCAACGGCTAAGGCTCAGGTGCAGGTTCCTTTTTCAAGCCTATTGTTCATTGAGACCTCTAGTACTCCTCACAAGTTGATTTTGCATTCTCAAAACGAGCGAATAGAATTTTATGGCTTTCTTTCAGAGGTTCTTAAGCAAGATTCCAGACTAGTCCAATGTCATCGTTCTTATGTTATCAATCCTTACAATGTTTCGTTTCTTGATCGTGATAAGCGTTTACTCTATTTCAAGAATGGGCAGTCTTGCATGGTTTCAAGACTAAAAATGAAAGCACTTGAGGCGTCTATTAAGGCTTTGCATTGACAGTAAAAGAATGCCATGTGGAAGCCATCATTTGTTTTTTAATCAACCTCGTTGATACCATTTACCTTAAGGGATATTTATTATAAATATATTTAGTCAAAACTAAGAAAAAGGGGTAACAGTTGGTTTCTAATGATGCTCAGAGATATGATGTACATGCAAAAATCAATTATATCATAAGAAAAGAGAGAAAAAGATATAGCTCGTGAAAGGTATCCATATGATCTTAACTGGTAATTTCAGAAGAAAAATTGACCATTCACGACAAAATAAGAACCATTCAAGATTTTTGAGTGTCGTTGCTTTAAAAAGCGCTACACTAAGTTTGTCGAGACTGTAGCTAGATAAAATCATTATAAGGAGGTATTCGATATGAATACAAAAACAATTGAACAATTTAGTACAATGACTGCTGATATGCTTGCAGGCGTTGAAGGTGGTTGGGGTTATAGGTGGAGATGCACTGATGGTTATACAAGTGCATGGCATCTATTAAGAGATACAGCACAAGAAAATGCTGATAACCACATGATTCTTTATCCTGGTACCGTTTGTCGAGTATATAATGCTTAATGGTTAATCATCTGGGGAGCAGCGAAGTGGTGCTGTTCCCTGGGTTTTTACTTAGGAGGAATGACAATGTTGTTAATACTAGATAATATTTCTAAATCTTATGGAAGTAAAAAGGTGTTGAGTCGTATTTCTGCACAATTTACACCAGGCTTGTATGGGTTATTGGGAGCAAATGGGACCGGTAAAACGACTTTATTAAACATCATTAGTCAGTTTACAGTTCCTGATAGTGGAGAAATTAGTTTAAATCATCAACAACAACCAAAAAACTTTTACCAGAATATTGGCTTTTTACCTCAACAGTTTAATTATTATCAGCAGTTTTCCGGTTTAGAATTCCTTCTTTATATGGCTGCTTTGAAGAATGTTAAACGTAAAAAGGCTTTAGTAGAAGCTGATCGGTTATTAAAGCTGGTAGGTCTTTATGATGTTAGAAAAAAGAAAATTGCTTCTTATTCTGGCGGTATGAAGCAGCGATTGGGTATTGCTCAGGCACTTATCAACGATCCTTTACTGTTAATTTTAGATGAACCAACAGTCGGACTTGATCCAAAGGAACGTGTAAAATTTAGAAATATTATCAGTGATTTATCAGAGCAAAAAATTATTATCCTATCAACACATATTGTATCTGATGTAGAAGCGGTTGCAAAGGAGGTAATCCTTCTAAAGCATGGTCAGTTTATAGAAAAAGGAAGTGTTGATCAGTTAGTTCAAACAATGATCGGCAAGGTATGGGAGATTCCTGTTGCTACAGAGAGTGCACCAGCATTTTTGACTGACTATGCCGTTGTCAATGAAAAAATTGTAAAAAATAATCGTATCTTACGTGTTGTGAGCGATGAGAGTCCTTGTTATCAGGCAAATCCTGTGTCACCAACATTAGAGGATCTCTACATTTATCATTTTAGAAAGGAGTGAATTCTATGGCATCTCTCATACCCTTTGAGTTTAAAAAATTATTAAGACGACAGTCGGTATTTGGTGCGATTGTAGTGGTCTTATTGGCTGTAGGTGGTCTTTTTTACCAGCATTTTTTTAACGGTCAGATCAGTGGCTCTTCTGCAGATCAGGTTCATGGACGTGCAGCTGTAGCAATTAACCAACAAATTGCTGAGAAGCATACAGGTTATTTATCTGACGATCTGATTAGTCGTATCCTCAATGATTATGCTAAAAATCAATCAGACCTAAAAAGAAGGGTGTATATAGTGTGGTATCACATTATGCTATCTCTCATTTAGTGCCTAAGTCTACTGATAAGCTTATCGCTATTAATAGCACTGATAAGTCTCTGACATTTGACAATGTTCATCTCAAATCACGTGAAGAGTTGGGGTCCGCTCTGCCTTTGAAAGAGTTGAAGTTAGGTAATTTTGCTCCTTGGAATCAGTTGTTTGATGTAACCAATAGTACTTATCTTCTTGTTGTTATGCTTTGTCTTTATATAACGGCTCCTTTATTTTCAGGGGAATCATCTAAAAAGATGAACTCTATCTTATTGAC carries:
- the drrA_2 gene encoding ABC transporter ATP-binding protein, which translates into the protein MLLILDNISKSYGSKKVLSRISAQFTPGLYGLLGANGTGKTTLLNIISQFTVPDSGEISLNHQQQPKNFYQNIGFLPQQFNYYQQFSGLEFLLYMAALKNVKRKKALVEADRLLKLVGLYDVRKKKIASYSGGMKQRLGIAQALINDPLLLILDEPTVGLDPKERVKFRNIISDLSEQKIIILSTHIVSDVEAVAKEVILLKHGQFIEKGSVDQLVQTMIGKVWEIPVATESAPAFLTDYAVVNEKIVKNNRILRVVSDESPCYQANPVSPTLEDLYIYHFRKE
- a CDS encoding Cupin domain, translating into MSLIRKIPTSTVIDLKAEVPIEEDQILSRTLVQRKDLGITLFSLDKGQEIGRHSSPGDAMVNVLSGVVDITIGEACYEVAAGETIIMPANIPHSLFAKEAFQMLLVVVKPEA
- a CDS encoding membrane protein produces the protein MASLIPFEFKKLLRRQSVFGAIVVVLLAVGGLFYQHFFNGQISGSSADQVHGRAAVAINQQIAEKHTGYLSDDLISRILNDYAKNQSDLKRRVYIVWYHIMLSLI
- a CDS encoding bacteriocin, translating into MNTKTIEQFSTMTADMLAGVEGGWGYRWRCTDGYTSAWHLLRDTAQENADNHMILYPGTVCRVYNA
- a CDS encoding acetate kinase, translating into MLADLLELVRYHDDQIASRSLHQSLGFKQSVVLYAMYQGETISNESSPEGKLLLVLEGRLLVSLTDQAHDMKAGGLISISAHQFYHLEAATNCKYLQIEMV
- a CDS encoding hypothetical cytosolic protein gives rise to the protein MEYDKLPSWKDLPDLELYLDQVLLYVNQVTQLSQATDHKLLTASMINNYVKHGYIDKPIKKKYQKKQVARLIAISILKNVFPIQDISQVLTSLQAASSSEVLYDTFVNYWNNGLTQSTPEIISYACQTVKDYQHTMKLSREMEDTKHEPNL
- the agrA_2 gene encoding response regulator protein, producing MNIFILEDDLGQQFRLEMKIQEILDKHHWTCDRFEVYGKPYQLLANVTERGRHQLFFLDIQIRNDEKKGLAVAREIRKRDPYALIVFVTTHSELMPVSFRYQVSALDFIDKELSMKHFSDRIERAIIYAYEEQENVTSEGLFIFATAKAQVQVPFSSLLFIETSSTPHKLILHSQNERIEFYGFLSEVLKQDSRLVQCHRSYVINPYNVSFLDRDKRLLYFKNGQSCMVSRLKMKALEASIKALH
- the ubiE gene encoding methyltransferase codes for the protein MSQKEVGHQFLARLGKKRLRPGGVEATNWLVQQGEFSSDCKVLEVACNRCTTSIELAQTYQCHITAVDLDTKVLAEARKAIEAAQMQDYIHLTQANALKLPFADNSFDIVINEAMLTMLNDAAKEKALKEYWRVLKPGGRLLTHDVSYEADETKAIIEQLRDTINVNVSPLQLDAWRQLLVKSGFTAVNYSYGNMTLMSPLGMIKDEGVVAAIRIMLRGMKKENRKQFLKMRHFFNKTGRKLCYIAAVSQK